Genomic segment of Streptomyces longhuiensis:
CGCCTCCTGCATCTCGACCTTTGACTCTAGGCATCCTGAGACAAGCTCGGTTATCAGGGAGAACTGGTAGCTCAGGTCCCGCATGAACGGGTCGGACTCAAGGTAGACAACGGCCTTTGCGTTCCGCAGCGAGATCATCGCTTGACGCAAGTCAGCTCTGTTCTGCGCATGGTTGGGGGTTGCCCCTTCGCTGATCCCGTACTCGTGCTGCATCCGGTCGGATGCGTCTCTGACCTGCGACGTGGCGACGAGGAAAGCGGCATAAGCATCTCGCTGGACGCCTCTCACCCACTGCTCTCGCGTGCTATTGGCCTGAGCCTGCACGGCATCCAGGGCAGCTCTGTAGGACGATTCCGCCTGAGCGATTCCTGCGCGCGCCGCCTCCTGAGCCGCAGCCACGCCCGCGATGCCCGTCTGTTCCGCTTGGGCAAGTGCCCCTTTTAACTGCCATCGTCCGACAAGTAGGGCGGCGGGAACTCCGATAGCGGCCGCACTTGCCGCAGCGATAGCGCTGATACCTGCAACGTCCATGGGGAGATCATGGCGTGAGACACGAACGCCGTGCAGCGGGTTCCGATGCGCCAGTCCGGATCAGGCTGGCGCGGCGCGGTACCCCGCGCGCTGAGCTTCTCGGTGCCCGCGTATGACGGCAACGCCTCCATAACTCAAGACAGGCGCCCTGGGGAGCGCGCGGTGCTGACGACATCAGGCGTCGCCAAGTGCTCCGGGGCGGGGCGGATTCCCCCACATGTCCCCCCGGAGACCTTCAGCCGTGGACTTCTCCAGGTCAGCCGTTCACGGACCGGTCCGCTGTAAATCTGCCGACCGAGCCACCTCGGGCGATCCCCGGCTACCGCGAGGAGTGGCGACCGTAGCCCAATGAGTGAGCGTGCGTGGACCCCTGCCTCGCGGGTCGAGGAGGGGGCTCCGCTGCGTCTACTTAGGTGCCTGGTGGTGGGTTCTCGGCATTCGCGCGGGATGTGGCTGCTGCTTCGTCGTCGCCGGCGCGAATGTAGGCGGTGGCGGACTGTTCCCACGCTTCCCGAACCCGGGGCGTTTCGGCGCCGGATGCGTTCAGGCTAGTGGCGAACTCGGCCCACGCCTCTCCGCTAAGCGCCCAGTCTTCTTCCTCGGCCAGCATCCCAACTGCTCTCTCCCCAGCTGCGATCGCCTCAGGGTATCGCTCGAGGTCTCGGCAAGCGGCACCAATGTTGTTCCAGGCGACGGCTTGGCCGTGAGCGTCGTTGGTCTGCTGGTGGAGGTCGAGGGCGGTTTGGTGGGCGGCGAGTGCTTCGGTGTGGCGCTTAAGGTCTCTGAGCGCGATGCCGAGGCCGTTCCAGGCGACGGCTTGGCCGTGAGCGTCGTTGGTCTGCTGGTGGAGGTCGAGGGCGGTTTGGTGGGCGGCGAGTGCTTCGGTGTGGCGCTTGAGCGCTCCGAGTGTGCTGCCGAGGCCGTTCCAGGCCATGGCTTGGCCGTGAGCGTCGTCGGTCTGCTGGCGGAGGTCGAGGGCGGTTTGGTGGGCGGCGAGTGCTTCGGTGTGGCGCTTAAGGTCTCTGAGTGCGGCGCCGAGGTTGCTCCAGGAGGCAGCTTGGCCGTTGGTGTTGTCGGTCTGCTGGTTGAGGGCGAGGGCGGTTTGGTGGGCGGCGAGTGCTTCGGTGTGGCGCTTGAGCGCTCCGAGTGAGATGCCGAGGCCGTTCCAGGCGACGGCTTGGCCGTGAGCGTCGTCGGTCTGCAGGTCGAGGTCGAGGGCGGTTTGGTGGGCGGCGAGTGCTTCGGTGTGGCGGTTGAGCGCTCCGAGTGCGCTGCCGAGGCCGTTCCAGGCGACGGCTTGGCCGTGAGCGTCGTCGGTCTGCAGGTGGAGGTCGAGGGCGGTTTGGTGGGCGGCGAGTGCTTCGGTGTGGCGCTTGAGGTCTCTGAGTGCGCTGCCGAAGTTGGCCAACGCGCCGGCTAGATTCAAAGTGTCACCGAGTGCCTGGCAAGCTTCGAGCGCATGAGCGCGGACGGTCAAGTGATCCTGAAGCCGCCGTCGCCATGGCAAGTAGTGGCCGAGGGCAAATCCGAGGTCCAGGGCCGTCTGCGTACGGGCGTGGGTGTGGATGGTGGCGAGGAGATTCTCACGTTCCGCGTCGAACCACGCCAGCGCCTGCTGGCGTCCGGCGAACAGAGCTGACGCTGCCCCGTAGGGCGGCTGAAGATGGGTATCAGCTGCTTCCGCGTGGCGGACGTAGTGGTCGGTCAGCCGGGTGCGGGCTTGTTCGTAACGGCGGCGGGGAACTCGGTCACGATCCATGGCGATGCGAGCCTGTTCCTGGGCGTGGACGCGCAGGAGATCGTGCATGGACCAGCGGTCGCGCGCCCGGCTGTTCTGGGTGAGCAGGCGTGCTCGGACGAGCTGTCGCAGCATCGGGGTGATCTTGTGCGCGGGCTGGCCGGTGAGGGCCGCGGCGGCAGGGGTGGAGATGTCCGGGCCGGGGTGGAGCCCAAGGAGACGATAGAGGTCAGCTTCCTGAGGGGAGAGCCTGGTGAGGCATTCATCGAAGACGGCACGCAGGTTGCGTTCGCCGTCGTCGAGACCGCCGAGACGGGTGCCGGCGTCGGTGAGCATCCGCACCCGCTCGGAAAGCGGTTCGTCAGGGTCGTCGGCGAGGATAGCGGCGGCGATCTGCAGCGCCAGAGGCAAATAGCCGCAGAGCGCGGCGAGTTCCTCCGCGGCTGCAGGCTCGTTCTCGACCCGCCGGTCGTCGGGGTTGGCAACTTCCAGCCGCTGGCGCAGCAGGTCGACGGAGGCATCCGGCTGGAGAGGGTGCAGATTGAACTGGCGGGCGCCGAGTCCGGGCAGGGCGTGCCGGGAGGTCACGAGCACTGCGTGGTGGCGGGCTGGCAGCAGCGGCCGGACCTGCTCCGAGGTCGAGGCGTTGTCCGCAAGGATCAGAACCCGCTGCCCCTCACGTGCATGGGCGTCGAGTTGGGACCGGTAGAGCCCCTCCCGCTCGTCCAGCGTGGGCGGGATGTGCTCCGCCGCGACGCCAAGGGCCCGCAGCAGCGCCTCTAGGGCGTCCTCCGGCGGGACAGGGGTCGCGTCGTAGCCGCGCAGGTTCACCACCTGCACACCCGTGAACCAGCCCTTGTCGAGTGCGGCATGCCCCACGGCATGAGCGAGGGTGGTCTTTCCCACGCCTGGCAGACCCGCCACCGACCCGAGAGCCGCACCCGAACCGGTCCCAGGGACGAGTATGGACAGGATCTTGGTGATCTCGTCCTCGCGGCCGGTGAACTCCTGCGGCAGTCCCGGTA
This window contains:
- a CDS encoding tetratricopeptide repeat protein produces the protein MGAKKTSGKRKSGGKKGKRPGQEQRTGTSFAGASFERSQLLGSGTQNTKINVQAYAAVPTALNSLPGLPQEFTGREDEITKILSILVPGTGSGAALGSVAGLPGVGKTTLAHAVGHAALDKGWFTGVQVVNLRGYDATPVPPEDALEALLRALGVAAEHIPPTLDEREGLYRSQLDAHAREGQRVLILADNASTSEQVRPLLPARHHAVLVTSRHALPGLGARQFNLHPLQPDASVDLLRQRLEVANPDDRRVENEPAAAEELAALCGYLPLALQIAAAILADDPDEPLSERVRMLTDAGTRLGGLDDGERNLRAVFDECLTRLSPQEADLYRLLGLHPGPDISTPAAAALTGQPAHKITPMLRQLVRARLLTQNSRARDRWSMHDLLRVHAQEQARIAMDRDRVPRRRYEQARTRLTDHYVRHAEAADTHLQPPYGAASALFAGRQQALAWFDAERENLLATIHTHARTQTALDLGFALGHYLPWRRRLQDHLTVRAHALEACQALGDTLNLAGALANFGSALRDLKRHTEALAAHQTALDLHLQTDDAHGQAVAWNGLGSALGALNRHTEALAAHQTALDLDLQTDDAHGQAVAWNGLGISLGALKRHTEALAAHQTALALNQQTDNTNGQAASWSNLGAALRDLKRHTEALAAHQTALDLRQQTDDAHGQAMAWNGLGSTLGALKRHTEALAAHQTALDLHQQTNDAHGQAVAWNGLGIALRDLKRHTEALAAHQTALDLHQQTNDAHGQAVAWNNIGAACRDLERYPEAIAAGERAVGMLAEEEDWALSGEAWAEFATSLNASGAETPRVREAWEQSATAYIRAGDDEAAATSRANAENPPPGT